A genomic region of Streptomyces sp. R33 contains the following coding sequences:
- a CDS encoding sensor histidine kinase gives MRIGGVLRAPVEGRTWREFGYLMLGLPLSLLYFSLAITGVSLGAGLLVTFLGVPVLAGVLAMCRGFGRVERARVRGLLGVDIAEPAPVRAEKRGPLAAMGAMLKSGSAWRHALYSVIHLPWAIFAFTLALVFWAYGWAFLLYPVWFWVFPAYTDQPGLQLFQNDDYSFYLDSPAEIALTCLTGLGFTLVTPWVVRALTTVDRVLVGGLLGPSRLDHRVTELESDRGVVVDTAAADLRRIERDLHDGAQARLVALAMDLGLAKEKLAEDPRAAARMVDEAHGEVKIALQELRDLARGIHPAVLTDRGLDAALSSVASRCAVPVRVSVDLPDRPASAVEGIAYFTVSELLQNVGKHSGARTAGVDVWKSGDRLLIQVADDGRGGASTEGTGTGLAGLAERLDAVDGVLVVDSPAGSGTTVTAELPWRTR, from the coding sequence ATGCGGATCGGTGGGGTGCTGCGGGCTCCGGTCGAGGGGCGGACATGGCGGGAGTTCGGGTACCTGATGCTCGGGCTGCCGCTGAGCTTGCTGTACTTCTCGCTCGCGATCACCGGCGTCAGCCTCGGCGCCGGGCTGCTCGTCACCTTCCTCGGGGTCCCGGTCCTCGCCGGGGTGCTCGCCATGTGCCGCGGGTTCGGGAGGGTCGAGCGGGCCCGGGTGCGCGGCCTGCTCGGGGTCGACATCGCCGAGCCCGCGCCCGTCCGGGCCGAGAAGCGGGGTCCGCTCGCCGCCATGGGCGCGATGCTCAAGAGCGGCAGCGCCTGGCGGCACGCGCTGTACTCGGTGATCCACCTCCCGTGGGCGATCTTCGCCTTCACCCTGGCACTGGTGTTCTGGGCGTACGGATGGGCCTTCCTGCTGTACCCGGTCTGGTTCTGGGTCTTCCCGGCCTACACCGACCAGCCGGGCCTGCAGCTCTTCCAGAACGACGATTACAGCTTCTACCTCGACTCCCCCGCCGAGATCGCCCTGACCTGTCTGACGGGGCTCGGGTTCACCCTGGTCACGCCCTGGGTGGTGCGGGCCCTGACCACCGTCGACCGCGTGCTCGTCGGCGGGCTGCTCGGGCCGTCGCGCCTCGACCACCGCGTCACGGAGCTCGAGTCGGACCGCGGGGTCGTGGTCGACACCGCCGCCGCCGACCTGCGGCGCATCGAGCGGGACCTGCACGACGGCGCGCAGGCCCGCCTGGTGGCGCTGGCCATGGACCTGGGGCTGGCCAAGGAGAAGCTCGCCGAGGATCCCCGCGCCGCCGCCCGGATGGTGGACGAGGCGCACGGCGAGGTGAAGATCGCGCTCCAGGAGCTGCGTGACCTGGCCCGCGGGATCCACCCGGCCGTGCTGACCGACCGCGGACTGGACGCGGCCCTCTCCTCCGTGGCCTCCCGGTGCGCGGTGCCGGTGCGGGTCTCCGTGGATCTGCCGGACCGGCCGGCCTCCGCCGTCGAGGGGATCGCGTACTTCACCGTCTCGGAGCTGCTGCAGAACGTCGGCAAGCACTCCGGGGCCCGTACCGCGGGTGTGGACGTGTGGAAGTCCGGGGACCGGCTGCTGATCCAGGTCGCGGACGACGGGCGCGGCGGCGCGAGCACCGAGGGAACGGGCACCGGGCTGGCGGGGCTCGCCGAGCGGCTGGACGCCGTGGACGGGGTGCTGGTCGTGGATTCGCCGGCCGGCAGCGGCACCACCGTCACCGCCGAGCTCCCCTGGCGCACCCGGTAG
- a CDS encoding response regulator transcription factor, whose product MEDSVRVVIAEDSVLLREGLTRLLTDRGHDVVAGVGDAEALIKTVAELAAEDALPDVVVADVRMPPTHTDEGVRAAVRLRREHPGVGVLVLSQYVEEQYATELLAGSSTGVGYLLKDRVADVREFLDAVVRVARGGTALDPEVVAQLLGRSRKQDVLAGLTPREREVLGLMAEGRTNSAVAKQLVVSDGAVEKHVSNIFMKLGLSPSDGDHRRVLAVLTYLRS is encoded by the coding sequence GTGGAAGACAGCGTACGGGTGGTCATCGCCGAGGATTCAGTGCTGCTGCGTGAGGGCCTGACCCGGCTGCTGACCGACCGGGGGCATGACGTCGTAGCGGGCGTCGGGGACGCGGAAGCCCTGATCAAGACGGTGGCGGAGCTGGCGGCCGAGGACGCGTTGCCGGACGTGGTGGTGGCCGACGTACGGATGCCGCCGACGCACACCGACGAAGGCGTACGGGCCGCCGTACGGCTGCGCCGGGAGCATCCCGGGGTCGGCGTGCTCGTGCTGTCGCAGTACGTGGAGGAGCAGTACGCCACCGAACTGCTGGCCGGTTCCAGTACCGGAGTGGGGTACCTGCTCAAGGACCGCGTGGCCGACGTACGGGAATTCCTGGACGCCGTCGTACGCGTGGCCCGGGGCGGGACCGCCCTGGACCCGGAGGTGGTCGCCCAGCTGCTCGGGCGCAGCCGGAAGCAGGACGTGCTGGCGGGGCTGACCCCGCGCGAGCGCGAGGTGCTGGGCCTGATGGCCGAGGGCCGGACCAATTCGGCGGTGGCCAAGCAGCTCGTGGTCAGCGACGGAGCGGTCGAGAAGCACGTCAGCAACATCTTCATGAAGCTCGGACTGTCCCCGAGCGACGGGGACCACCGGCGGGTCCTGGCCGTCCTCACCTACCTGCGGTCTTGA
- a CDS encoding 2-oxoacid:acceptor oxidoreductase subunit alpha, translating to MTSQVSSPAEQADGAEGAVVGEQRTPPGPSGKEVRRLDRVIIRFAGDSGDGMQLTGDRFTSETASFGNDLSTLPNFPAEIRAPAGTLPGVSSFQLHFADHDILTPGDAPNVLVAMNPAALKANIGDVPRGAEIIINTDEFTKRPMAKVGYETSPLEDGSLGAYNIHPVPLTTLTVEALKDFGLSRKEAERSKNMFALGLLSWMYHRPTEGTENFLRQKFAKKPDIAEANVAAFRAGWNFGETTEDFAVSYEVAPATRAFPTGTYRNISGNLALAYGLIAAGRQSDLPLYLGSYPITPASDILHELSKHKNFGVRTFQAEDEIAGIGAALGAAFGGALGVTTTSGPGVALKSETIGLAVSLELPLLIVDIQRGGPSTGLPTKTEQADLLQAMYGRNGEAPVPIVAPKTPADCFDAALDAARIALTYRTPVFLLSDGYLANGSEPWRIPDIADLPDLKTPFATGPNQELADGTEVFWPYKRDPQTLARPWAVPGTPGLEHRIGGIEKQDGSGNISYDPANHDFMVRTRQAKIDGIEVPDLEVDDPDRARTLVIGWGSTYGPITAAVRRLRSAGTPVAQAHLRHLNPFPRNLGEVLKRYDKVVVPEMNLGQLATLIRAKYLVDAQSYTQVNGMPFKAEQLAKVLEEAIND from the coding sequence GTGACCAGCCAGGTCAGTAGCCCAGCCGAACAGGCCGACGGGGCCGAAGGGGCTGTAGTCGGCGAACAACGGACGCCCCCGGGCCCGAGCGGCAAGGAAGTACGCCGCCTCGACCGGGTGATCATCCGGTTCGCAGGTGACTCGGGTGACGGTATGCAGCTCACCGGCGACCGGTTCACCTCGGAGACGGCTTCCTTCGGGAACGACCTCTCCACGCTGCCGAACTTCCCGGCCGAGATCCGCGCCCCCGCCGGCACGCTGCCGGGCGTCTCCTCGTTCCAGCTGCATTTCGCCGATCACGACATCCTGACGCCAGGCGACGCCCCGAACGTACTGGTGGCGATGAATCCGGCGGCGCTGAAGGCGAACATCGGGGACGTGCCGCGCGGCGCCGAGATCATCATCAACACCGATGAATTCACGAAGCGCCCGATGGCCAAGGTGGGCTACGAGACGTCACCGCTGGAAGACGGCTCGCTGGGCGCCTACAACATCCACCCGGTGCCGCTGACGACCCTCACGGTCGAGGCGCTGAAGGACTTCGGGCTCTCCCGCAAGGAGGCCGAGCGCAGCAAGAACATGTTCGCGCTGGGCCTGCTGTCCTGGATGTACCACCGGCCCACCGAGGGCACGGAGAACTTCCTGCGGCAGAAGTTCGCGAAGAAGCCCGACATCGCCGAGGCGAACGTGGCCGCCTTCCGGGCGGGCTGGAACTTCGGCGAGACCACGGAGGACTTCGCGGTCTCCTACGAGGTCGCCCCGGCGACCCGGGCCTTCCCGACCGGCACGTACCGCAACATCTCCGGGAACCTGGCCCTCGCCTACGGGCTGATCGCGGCGGGCCGGCAGTCCGACCTGCCGCTCTACCTGGGCTCGTACCCGATCACCCCGGCCTCGGACATCCTGCACGAGCTGAGCAAGCACAAGAACTTCGGCGTGCGGACGTTCCAGGCCGAGGACGAGATCGCCGGCATCGGCGCGGCGCTCGGCGCGGCCTTCGGCGGCGCCCTCGGCGTGACCACCACCTCCGGCCCCGGAGTCGCGCTCAAGTCCGAGACGATCGGGCTCGCGGTCTCGCTCGAGCTGCCGCTGCTGATCGTGGACATCCAGCGCGGCGGCCCCTCCACGGGTCTGCCGACCAAGACCGAGCAGGCGGACCTGCTCCAGGCCATGTACGGGCGCAACGGCGAGGCCCCGGTGCCGATCGTGGCCCCGAAGACCCCGGCGGACTGCTTCGACGCGGCCCTGGACGCGGCGCGGATCGCGCTGACGTACCGGACGCCGGTGTTCCTGCTCTCCGACGGGTACCTCGCGAACGGCTCCGAGCCCTGGCGGATCCCCGACATCGCGGACCTCCCGGACCTGAAGACGCCCTTCGCGACGGGCCCCAACCAGGAGCTCGCGGACGGCACCGAGGTCTTCTGGCCGTACAAGCGCGACCCGCAGACGCTGGCCCGCCCGTGGGCGGTCCCCGGGACGCCCGGTCTGGAGCACCGGATCGGCGGCATCGAGAAGCAGGACGGCTCGGGCAACATCTCGTACGACCCGGCCAACCACGACTTCATGGTCCGCACCCGTCAGGCCAAGATCGACGGCATCGAGGTCCCCGACCTGGAGGTCGACGACCCCGACCGGGCCCGCACCCTCGTCATCGGCTGGGGCTCCACCTACGGGCCGATCACCGCCGCCGTCCGCCGCCTGCGCTCCGCCGGGACCCCGGTCGCACAGGCCCATCTGCGCCATCTCAACCCCTTCCCGAGGAATCTCGGGGAGGTCCTGAAGCGTTACGACAAGGTAGTGGTGCCGGAGATGAACCTCGGGCAGCTCGCCACCCTGATCCGGGCGAAGTACCTGGTCGACGCCCAGTCGTACACCCAGGTCAACGGAATGCCGTTCAAGGCTGAGCAGCTCGCGAAGGTTCTCGAGGAGGCCATCAATGACTGA
- a CDS encoding 2-oxoacid:ferredoxin oxidoreductase subunit beta: MTEVTDAPHLLSLVPKAEAKQSMKDFKSDQEVRWCPGCGDYAVLAAVQGFMPELGLAKENIVFVSGIGCSSRFPYYMNTYGMHSIHGRAPAIATGLATSRRDLSVWVVTGDGDALSIGGNHLIHALRRNVNLKILLFNNRIYGLTKGQYSPTSEVGKITKSTPMGSLDAPFNPVSLALGAEASFVARTVDSDRKHLTEVLRAAADHQGTALVEIYQNCNIFNDGAFEVLKDSTQAQEAVIRLEHGQPIRFGVDGHKGVVRNQATGELEVVAVTPENESRILVHDAHTAGPTTAFALSRLADPDTLHQTPIGVFRSVERPVYDTLMAEQLDTAIDNKGKGDLSTLLAGNDTWTVVG, from the coding sequence ATGACTGAGGTGACCGACGCCCCCCACCTGCTCTCGCTGGTCCCCAAGGCCGAGGCCAAGCAGTCCATGAAGGACTTCAAGTCGGACCAGGAGGTCCGCTGGTGCCCCGGCTGCGGCGACTACGCGGTGCTCGCAGCCGTCCAGGGCTTCATGCCCGAGCTCGGACTGGCGAAGGAGAACATCGTCTTCGTCTCCGGGATCGGCTGCTCCTCCCGCTTCCCGTACTACATGAACACGTACGGGATGCACTCCATCCACGGCCGCGCCCCGGCGATCGCCACCGGTCTGGCCACCTCGCGCCGCGACCTGTCGGTGTGGGTGGTCACGGGTGACGGCGACGCGCTGTCCATCGGCGGGAACCACCTGATCCACGCGCTGCGCCGCAACGTCAACCTCAAGATCCTGCTCTTCAACAACCGGATCTACGGGCTGACCAAGGGCCAGTACTCGCCGACCTCCGAGGTCGGCAAGATCACGAAGTCCACTCCGATGGGGTCGCTGGACGCGCCCTTCAACCCGGTGTCCCTGGCGCTCGGCGCCGAGGCCTCCTTCGTGGCCCGGACCGTCGACTCCGACCGCAAGCACCTCACCGAGGTGCTGCGGGCGGCCGCGGACCACCAGGGCACGGCGCTGGTGGAGATCTACCAGAACTGCAACATCTTCAACGACGGCGCCTTCGAGGTCCTGAAGGACAGCACGCAGGCGCAGGAGGCGGTGATCCGGCTTGAGCACGGGCAGCCGATCCGCTTCGGCGTCGACGGGCACAAGGGCGTCGTGCGCAACCAGGCCACCGGGGAGCTGGAGGTCGTCGCGGTGACCCCGGAGAACGAGTCCCGGATCCTGGTCCACGACGCGCACACCGCCGGCCCGACCACCGCGTTCGCGCTGTCCCGGCTGGCCGACCCCGACACCCTGCACCAGACTCCCATCGGGGTGTTCCGCAGTGTGGAGCGGCCGGTCTACGACACGCTGATGGCCGAGCAGCTCGACACGGCGATCGACAACAAGGGCAAGGGCGACCTCAGCACCCTGCTCGCCGGCAACGACACGTGGACGGTCGTCGGCTGA
- a CDS encoding helix-turn-helix domain-containing protein → MKVSVKAPMCPSRGVLEHVTSRWGVLVLAALVERSYRFSELRREVGGVSEKMLAQTLQTLERDGFLLRDAKPVIPPRVDYSLTELGREAAEQVWALARWTERRTADVQAARAAYDEARGS, encoded by the coding sequence ATGAAGGTAAGCGTGAAGGCCCCGATGTGCCCGTCCCGCGGAGTGCTGGAGCACGTCACCAGCCGCTGGGGCGTGCTGGTCCTGGCCGCCCTCGTCGAGCGCTCGTACCGGTTCAGCGAACTGCGCCGGGAGGTGGGCGGCGTCAGCGAGAAGATGCTGGCCCAGACCCTGCAGACGCTGGAGCGCGACGGATTCCTGCTGCGCGACGCCAAGCCGGTGATCCCGCCGCGGGTGGACTACTCGCTCACCGAGCTGGGGCGCGAGGCCGCCGAGCAGGTGTGGGCCCTCGCCCGCTGGACCGAGCGGCGTACGGCCGACGTCCAGGCGGCGCGCGCCGCGTACGACGAAGCCCGGGGCTCCTGA
- a CDS encoding SDR family oxidoreductase: MSIVVTGATGALGRLVVEELLNRVPAERVAVVVRSKEKAADLAERGVEVRVADYDAPESLAAAFRSGDRVLLISGNEVGRRVPQHTAVIEAAQAAGVAQLAYTGILGGPEADFDLAAEHKVTEQAILDSGLPYTFLRNGWYHENYTHHLATVLEHGAVVGSAGEGRIASAARADYAAAAAVVLTGEGHLNQVYELSGDTAWSLAEYAAEIAAQSGKEVAYTEVPADAHLSILTGAGVPQGFAAILVDVDAAISRGRLAHTGGDLSRLIGRPTTPVAHAITSALA; encoded by the coding sequence ATGAGCATCGTCGTCACCGGAGCCACCGGAGCCCTCGGCCGCCTCGTCGTCGAGGAGCTGCTGAACCGGGTCCCCGCCGAGCGCGTCGCCGTCGTCGTCCGCAGCAAGGAGAAGGCCGCCGACCTGGCCGAGCGCGGCGTCGAGGTGCGCGTAGCGGACTACGACGCCCCCGAGAGCCTGGCCGCCGCGTTCCGCTCCGGCGACCGCGTCCTGCTGATCTCCGGCAACGAGGTCGGCCGCCGGGTCCCGCAGCACACCGCCGTGATCGAGGCCGCGCAGGCCGCAGGCGTCGCCCAGCTCGCCTACACCGGGATCCTCGGCGGCCCCGAGGCCGACTTCGACCTGGCCGCCGAGCACAAGGTCACCGAGCAGGCGATCCTCGACTCCGGCCTCCCCTACACCTTCCTGCGCAACGGCTGGTACCACGAGAACTACACGCACCACCTCGCCACCGTCCTGGAGCACGGCGCGGTCGTGGGCAGCGCGGGCGAGGGCCGGATCGCCTCCGCCGCGCGGGCGGACTACGCGGCCGCGGCGGCCGTCGTACTGACCGGTGAGGGCCACCTGAACCAGGTGTACGAGCTCTCCGGCGACACCGCGTGGAGCCTGGCGGAGTACGCGGCCGAGATCGCGGCGCAGTCCGGCAAGGAGGTCGCGTACACCGAGGTCCCGGCCGACGCGCACCTGTCGATCCTGACCGGCGCCGGGGTTCCCCAGGGCTTCGCGGCGATCCTCGTCGACGTGGACGCGGCGATCTCCCGCGGCCGGCTGGCCCACACCGGCGGGGACCTGTCCCGGCTCATCGGCCGCCCGACGACCCCGGTGGCCCACGCGATCACCTCCGCCCTGGCCTGA
- the rarD gene encoding EamA family transporter RarD, which yields MKAENEQRTGLLYGFGAYGMWGLVPLFWPLLKPSGAIEILAHRMVWSLGVVGILLLAMRRWGWIRELLRQPRKLGLTVLAASVISVNWGLYIWAVNNGAVVEASLGYFINPLVTIAIGVLVLGERLRRAQWAAVGIGVAAVVVLAVGYGRPPWISLVLAFSFAAYGLIKKKLNMGGVESLAAETALLFLPALGYLLWLGAQGRSSFATEGLGHGALLAATGLVTALPLVCFGAAAIRVPLSTLGLLQYLAPVFQFGLGVVYFHEAMPPERWAGFSLVWAALALLTWDALRTAGKTRARLEAARAARPATARETEPEPEPEPA from the coding sequence GTGAAGGCGGAGAACGAGCAGCGCACGGGTTTGCTCTACGGATTCGGCGCGTACGGAATGTGGGGGCTGGTCCCCCTCTTCTGGCCGCTGCTCAAGCCCTCCGGGGCCATCGAGATCCTCGCCCACCGCATGGTGTGGTCACTGGGCGTCGTCGGGATCCTGCTGCTGGCCATGCGCCGCTGGGGCTGGATACGGGAGCTGCTCCGGCAGCCCCGCAAGCTCGGCCTGACCGTGCTGGCCGCCTCGGTGATCTCCGTGAACTGGGGCCTGTACATCTGGGCCGTGAACAACGGCGCGGTCGTCGAGGCCAGCCTCGGCTACTTCATCAACCCGCTCGTCACCATCGCGATCGGCGTGCTGGTCCTCGGTGAGCGGCTGCGCCGGGCGCAGTGGGCCGCCGTCGGCATCGGCGTCGCCGCGGTGGTCGTGCTCGCCGTCGGGTACGGGCGGCCGCCGTGGATCTCGCTGGTACTGGCCTTCTCCTTCGCGGCCTACGGGCTGATCAAGAAGAAGCTCAACATGGGCGGGGTCGAGTCGCTCGCCGCCGAGACCGCGCTGCTGTTCCTGCCCGCCCTCGGCTACCTGCTGTGGCTCGGCGCGCAGGGCCGGTCGAGCTTCGCCACAGAGGGCCTCGGGCACGGGGCGCTGCTCGCCGCGACCGGGCTGGTCACCGCGCTCCCGCTGGTCTGCTTCGGGGCGGCCGCCATCCGGGTCCCGCTGTCCACGCTCGGGCTGCTCCAGTACCTGGCCCCGGTGTTCCAGTTCGGGCTCGGCGTCGTGTACTTCCACGAGGCGATGCCGCCCGAGCGCTGGGCCGGGTTCTCCCTGGTCTGGGCCGCGCTCGCACTGCTGACCTGGGATGCGCTGCGCACGGCGGGCAAGACCCGCGCCCGGCTCGAGGCCGCCCGTGCGGCCCGGCCGGCGACGGCCCGGGAGACCGAACCCGAGCCCGAGCCCGAGCCCGCGTAG
- a CDS encoding M28 family metallopeptidase: MSLSVSRRLAAVTAIAVAGLFASTAPAALAAPTAAAAAPTPPDIPVANVKAHLAQLQSIATANGGNRAHGRAGYKASIDYVKAKLDAAGFTTTLQTFTSSGATGYNLIADWPGGDPNSVLMSGSHLDSVSAGPGINDNGSGSAAILETALAVSRAQLQPTKHLRFGWWGAEELGMIGSKYYVNNLPAAEKSKISGYLNFDMIGSPNPGYFVYDDDPTIEQTFKNYYAGIGVATEIETEGDGRSDHAPFKSAGIPVGGLFSGADYTKTAAQAQKWGGTSGQAFDRCYHSSCDTAANINDTALDRNSDAIAYAIWNLGAATPVPPGPSFENTADVNIPDSPGAAVTSPITVSGVTGNAPATTKVEVNIVHTYRGDLVVDLVAPDGTVYNLHNRSGGSADNLVQTYTVNASSEVANGVWKLQAKDVAAQDVGYINSWKITF, encoded by the coding sequence ATGAGCCTGTCCGTCTCCCGGCGCCTCGCCGCCGTGACCGCGATCGCGGTCGCCGGCCTGTTCGCCTCCACCGCCCCCGCCGCACTCGCCGCCCCCACGGCGGCGGCCGCGGCGCCGACACCGCCCGACATCCCGGTGGCCAACGTCAAGGCACACCTGGCGCAGCTCCAGTCCATAGCCACCGCCAACGGCGGCAACCGGGCCCACGGCAGGGCCGGCTACAAGGCCTCGATCGACTACGTGAAGGCCAAGCTCGACGCGGCCGGCTTCACCACCACCCTGCAGACCTTCACCAGCAGCGGCGCGACGGGCTACAACCTGATCGCAGACTGGCCGGGCGGCGACCCGAACTCGGTGCTGATGTCCGGCTCGCACCTGGACTCGGTCTCCGCCGGCCCCGGCATCAACGACAACGGATCCGGCTCGGCCGCCATCCTGGAGACGGCCCTGGCCGTCTCGCGCGCCCAGCTCCAGCCCACCAAGCACCTGCGGTTCGGCTGGTGGGGCGCCGAGGAGCTCGGCATGATCGGGTCGAAGTACTACGTGAACAACCTGCCGGCCGCCGAGAAGTCGAAGATCTCCGGCTACCTGAACTTCGACATGATCGGCTCGCCGAACCCGGGCTACTTCGTCTACGACGACGACCCGACCATCGAGCAGACCTTCAAGAACTACTACGCGGGCATCGGCGTCGCGACGGAGATCGAGACCGAGGGCGACGGCCGCTCCGACCACGCCCCGTTCAAGAGCGCCGGCATCCCGGTCGGCGGCCTGTTCTCCGGCGCCGACTACACCAAGACGGCAGCGCAGGCGCAGAAGTGGGGCGGCACCTCCGGGCAGGCCTTCGACCGCTGCTACCACTCCTCGTGCGACACCGCGGCGAACATCAACGACACCGCCCTGGACCGCAACTCCGACGCCATCGCCTACGCGATCTGGAACCTCGGGGCGGCCACCCCGGTCCCGCCGGGCCCGTCGTTCGAGAACACGGCGGACGTGAACATCCCGGACTCCCCCGGCGCCGCGGTGACCTCGCCGATCACGGTCTCCGGCGTCACGGGCAACGCGCCGGCCACCACCAAGGTCGAGGTGAACATCGTCCACACCTACCGCGGTGACCTGGTGGTCGACCTGGTGGCCCCCGACGGCACCGTCTACAACCTCCACAACCGCAGTGGCGGCAGCGCCGACAACCTCGTCCAGACGTACACCGTCAACGCCTCGAGCGAGGTGGCCAACGGCGTCTGGAAGCTCCAGGCCAAGGACGTGGCGGCGCAGGACGTCGGCTACATCAACAGCTGGAAGATCACCTTCTAG
- a CDS encoding ribbon-helix-helix domain-containing protein — MSRHVTIRLDEEFHERLKARAAALGTTVTALITEVTERELDEDRKNFLSGIEEFADHWGYFQERFGN, encoded by the coding sequence ATGTCGAGACACGTCACCATCCGCCTGGACGAAGAGTTCCACGAGCGCCTCAAGGCGCGCGCGGCGGCACTGGGGACGACGGTCACCGCGCTGATCACCGAGGTGACGGAACGCGAACTCGACGAGGACCGGAAGAACTTCCTTTCCGGGATCGAGGAGTTCGCCGACCACTGGGGCTACTTCCAGGAGCGGTTCGGCAATTGA
- a CDS encoding DUF2092 domain-containing protein, translating into MATNAKTRKAARYAVPVAVAGVAAATVAMVPAFANSGSPDLPKVTAQQLIEKVAASDVQQLSGSAKISTDLGLPTLASGLLGGGGVAGGSANPEDKIAQLANGTHTVRVAADGPDRQKLTFVDGKDEYSLIHNGADVWGYDSKANEVWHEKDTEGAAQGKDQQGKGHKKTADRMGGASPQQLAQDILKAAGPTTDVSVGDTAQVAGRDAYQLVLKPKHGGSTVGSVKIAVDAKNGVPLRVQLLAAEGGKPIVDAGFTKVDFAKPSADTFAFTPPKGAKVTEGSDHAPGGRGKEFKGLESFPGLDALTGGAGLDGGKGGETKVLGEGWSTIARIDTGAGKSLKDIENDKNAPKEAKQFLDSLGGKVTGKFGEGRVFKTRLVNALITDDGKLYVGAVTKDALVKAADANK; encoded by the coding sequence ATGGCAACGAACGCAAAGACCCGCAAGGCCGCCCGGTACGCCGTACCGGTCGCGGTGGCGGGTGTGGCCGCCGCGACCGTGGCGATGGTCCCGGCCTTCGCGAACTCCGGCAGCCCGGACCTGCCGAAGGTGACGGCACAGCAGCTCATCGAGAAGGTCGCCGCCTCGGACGTGCAGCAGCTGTCCGGCAGCGCGAAGATCAGCACCGACCTCGGTCTGCCGACCCTGGCGAGCGGGCTGCTCGGCGGCGGGGGCGTCGCGGGCGGCTCGGCCAACCCCGAGGACAAGATCGCGCAGCTGGCGAACGGCACGCACACCGTGCGCGTCGCGGCCGACGGCCCGGACCGCCAGAAGCTCACGTTCGTGGATGGCAAGGACGAGTACAGCCTCATCCACAACGGCGCCGACGTCTGGGGGTACGACAGCAAGGCCAACGAGGTCTGGCACGAGAAGGACACCGAGGGCGCGGCGCAGGGCAAGGACCAGCAGGGCAAGGGCCACAAGAAGACGGCCGACCGGATGGGCGGCGCCTCGCCCCAGCAGCTGGCCCAGGACATCCTGAAGGCCGCCGGCCCGACCACGGACGTCAGCGTGGGCGACACCGCGCAGGTGGCCGGCCGGGACGCCTACCAGCTGGTGCTGAAGCCCAAGCACGGCGGATCCACCGTCGGCTCGGTCAAGATCGCGGTGGACGCCAAGAACGGCGTGCCGCTGCGGGTGCAGCTCCTGGCGGCCGAGGGCGGCAAGCCGATCGTGGACGCCGGCTTCACCAAGGTGGACTTCGCCAAGCCGTCCGCCGACACCTTCGCCTTCACCCCGCCCAAGGGTGCCAAGGTGACCGAGGGCTCCGACCACGCCCCGGGCGGGCGCGGCAAGGAGTTCAAGGGCCTTGAGTCCTTCCCCGGCCTCGACGCCCTGACCGGCGGCGCGGGCCTCGACGGCGGCAAGGGCGGCGAGACGAAGGTGCTCGGCGAGGGCTGGTCGACCATCGCCCGGATCGACACGGGCGCCGGCAAGAGCCTGAAGGACATCGAGAACGACAAGAACGCGCCCAAGGAGGCCAAGCAGTTCCTCGACTCCCTCGGGGGCAAGGTCACCGGCAAGTTCGGCGAGGGCCGGGTCTTCAAGACCCGCCTGGTCAACGCCCTGATCACCGACGACGGCAAGCTCTACGTCGGCGCGGTCACCAAGGACGCGCTGGTGAAGGCGGCCGACGCCAACAAGTAA